In Paenibacillus sonchi, a single genomic region encodes these proteins:
- a CDS encoding MBL fold metallo-hydrolase — MLNIRSYNLGPLQTNAYLLTGADPGRGVIIDPGANPAALLRAAQEMEIEAVLLTHAHFDHIAGLDEIRRAKKCPVYLHTLESEWLGSPKLNGSLMWPDVTPPISTEPAEYDLADGQVLNLVGLTFRVMHTPGHSPGSVSFLCGSDLFSGDVLFKLGVGRTDLTGGRERDLIDSIRNKLYRLDEEVRVFPGHGPRTTIGFERQCNPYVPM, encoded by the coding sequence ATGCTTAATATTCGTTCCTATAACCTGGGCCCCCTCCAGACGAATGCGTATCTGCTTACCGGGGCGGATCCCGGACGCGGTGTCATCATCGATCCCGGTGCGAATCCCGCGGCTCTTCTGCGCGCTGCCCAGGAAATGGAGATTGAGGCTGTTCTGCTGACCCATGCCCACTTCGATCATATTGCCGGGCTTGACGAGATCCGCCGGGCCAAGAAATGTCCGGTGTACTTACACACGCTAGAGAGCGAATGGCTCGGCAGCCCCAAGCTGAATGGCTCGCTGATGTGGCCCGATGTTACGCCGCCCATCAGCACAGAACCTGCAGAGTATGATTTGGCAGATGGCCAGGTGCTTAATCTGGTGGGGCTCACCTTCCGTGTGATGCATACGCCGGGGCATTCTCCTGGCAGCGTCAGCTTCCTTTGCGGCAGTGATCTCTTTTCTGGTGATGTGCTCTTTAAACTGGGGGTCGGACGTACCGATTTGACTGGAGGCCGGGAACGGGACCTTATCGATTCCATCCGGAACAAATTGTACCGCCTGGATGAGGAAGTCAGAGTATTTCCCGGCCATGGGCCGCGGACAACGATCGGTTTTGAGCGGCAATGTAATCCTTACGTTCCCATGTAA